In the Augochlora pura isolate Apur16 chromosome 7, APUR_v2.2.1, whole genome shotgun sequence genome, AGATTCATCCTTAGACTTAGATCTTGTCAGACGATCCATTAATTAGTTAATCGTATTGCAAAATCTACCACGTGAATATTgagtataaaatttgttactttttttgttattattttatttttctgtagtACTGTAAAAGTTCACGGAAAGGAAAGGGGTGcgaacgaaataaagaaaacattgCTCTGAGCAAGAATGTGTACCGTGGTTTTCGCTATTCCGTCATTTCATGAAGCTGCACGGGACCAAGCAACAGAACAATGAAAAACGGATTTGGAAAACGTATAGCAGTAGTTCTGTACAtgttttgtattaataacGTTTCCTACCGCCTCCCCATGAGAAATCCAACATTTTGTGGCGAGCTCtgtttttgcaatattaacaacaaatacaaaattgctCAAACTAGTGTCTCCAAAGAAAGATTGTATGTTTTTTCaggaaagcaatttttaattgcaatgaTTCACATCTAGGAGTGAAAActgaagtaaaataaagagTACATGATGGCAATTTAGAAGCACAAgctaattttacaaaaaaaggccaagtaaatttaatgtttagttGCATCAATTACACTTTGAGAGTGCTACCCATGTTTTTGGTTTTCATTCAAATTGTGAAGTTGTATTGAAGAAACACTATTCATTCAGATTTTTATGAGTTTTTGGTACGGTCACAAGCTATAAATTTAGTACGGCAATAGAAGCTCAACCTCAGTGAGAACTTAGTAATTCAATTGTACTGATAAAAGtagatattaattaaccctcAACCGACTTTTACGAGCAAATTTGACgagggttaaattaaattaacgacAATATAACTAAATCCGATTTAGTGCATTGCACGACGTTGAATTCTTGTTTGTGGCTATCTGAATACGTAAAGCACGCAGAACCGTACATGACTAAAGTCTGCTTCTCCAATAAAGCAACAGaccaataaagaaaaaatggaCTGTAGTGGATGCAACAAACCTGGTGCGGTCCCTACTATCACAGAATGGATCAGTACTGGCAAATGGATGGAGGGTAAGAGTGAGGTACGGTTCTCTGGGTTGAGACAGAAATGGCAAGAGTATCAGAACAGCAGTGGTATCTAACTTTAGCCCTGAATTGATTTTCGTCTTATTTTGAACCATAGAATTTGTTCAATCCCATTTGTACCATGACTTACGACCCACCCTGTACATATATTCggttgtttcatttatttcgtataattataCGTGATCTTTTGAACTAAAATGTCTCGTTCGTTTAAACTCCACAATACTAGCAAAATTCATTCTCGCCCTGCGTGCAACATTCTGgtcaattaaaagaagaacCGCAAAACCATAGACGATATATATATCAGTAATTGATTTGATATTCCAAACTTAAAGTCAATCTATTTACACGGAAATGTATCTACGCTCAGAAAAGCTACaagataaaagaaacgaaaacgaataaattgGCGAGAAAGTACGATCGATGCTTGGATGAAGATACTTATACACAGCATTAATGATTCCATTAGTTCGttgaatatttcttctaaGTTAATCAGTCTGTGGCAGCTACGTCTAAACTTAAAAACGTGACACGACAATTGGATGAATCAATTCGTATTGAAAACTTTTCTACGGTTAACAGACACAATAACTGATGTTTTTTTTGCTTTATATACGCCAGAATATATCTTAATGTAAATGTTAGCCTACTGCCTTTCCGCCATAATTGCTTGTATGTGCATCAATGTTCAAAAACGATTCATCGACTTCGCGTTGATTCGCCCCAATGAAATTCGAACGTTGAATGCAGGATATAGACTGACTATATTCATATTCCCTTTTgtttagttatattaaaaCGCATGTTTCAGAGTCTTATAGTGATTAATGTAAAGATTTGCCGAGCGAACTTGAATATCCTGAGCCAATGAAAAGTGTTGGGCAGAACCGAAGAAAGATTATACACCGATGGTGATATCTCTAGAGCGAAGGGGGTGATGCAAAGTTCACCTACAGTCTCTATAGACTTCCGAGTTCGCTTAGTAAACCCGTTACACCGTAATTGAATGATCTCCGGCGAACAGACGATTCGTTAGAGTATTTAATGGAAGCGAATGCATTCACCATTTCGACACCTGATTTCAAATAGCAATGTTAGGGTATATGGCACTCAAGAAGGAGTTACTTGATCGCTGCATCAATATATACGAATATTACATACATGTTCGTCGCGTTATAGAATCGCAAGATTACTTTAAAATGAGAGACAGGAACTGAAATCGAATGTTAGAAGTCGAATTCCATCAGAATTCGTTGAAACGACTACCGTTGAAAGCAACAATGGAGAAAGGaggtaattttatatttgtgcattttttaataaaatcgcacgaacgcgaattttcgaattgaaaaatgacaattttcatttcacatcGTCCTAGACCTCTCagcttccctttttttttctagcaCTTTTACGTCGTTTATAGTCCTACGTACGAGCTGCGTGGAACGGATTATCCTTCTTCTCAATAAGATGACTTCTATTGTGTGTCttcacaaaattgaaattcaatacGAATGTACACGAAGAACCGGCTATGTAGAATGTTTTGTTACGATACTACACTCAACAGAGTCATATGTGAAAATGAGCACGGTGTGTAAAATCTTATCGCAGTAACACTTTGAGAGATTCGGATGTTTCGAATCCGTTACTGCACTTAAAACCATAAGATACTTAAAAAGGCgttcgacaaatattttacaacataCAACGAAACATTACACGCTTGTACCTCACGATAGGCCCTGCGGAGTAAAACAAATCTTTTCTAATTCACCGGTGGAAGAGCTGACAGGGGATTCGGCCCTGTCGTCCTGCTCGGCTAACTGTTCGCTATAATAATGCGGCGTGCTCAGATAGTCGATCAGCCGTCGTGGCAGAGGTAGAGTCGGAATTAGATCCCTGCGCACCATCTTCAGTATAACAAACCTGCATGTGTGCTGCAGACTTTGAACCTGCTTGAATCTTGACACCGGATGCAGAAGTTGCACGCGCATTGGTCCTAACACTGGCCGCCGGTGCAGAAAAAATAGGTATCGTCCGCTGCGCGAATGTTCCACCGCATTTTCAATGAAGTCGACGATCGTATGGGATTTGAATTTTGTACAGCTGCCAAAGCTGAAGTTACCTGTGCGtgcagaattaaaattataacataaatgtgccaaaattattctttgtaCTTCTGTAAAGCATACTTTAAGAAGGTAGAAAGTAATTGGCAGTGAGGAACTTACCCTGGTCATGCTCTATTCTCACGTGTCGCACGCAGCTGTTAAGTCTAAAcgatagagagaaaatataatgGTCGTCGCTACTGTCGCGCACTATGAATGACCCATCTGGTTCATTGGACAGTATCTTCTCTGCAGCTTCGCCGGATATTGGGCCCCAATACCATCCATActgtttcaaatataataagttattTCCGGATCTTAATTGTAACAAGATCTGGTCAGAATTTGGACAACCTTCAGAATAATAGCCACTGATAACATATTTGGTTCTAAGAAAAACGCATTCGTCCAAGTCATGACCATTTCTTGGAATTATCTGTATTACTATTGTAcgagtattttataaaaactgaTGTCTATCTACAGCGTGTCCACCTAGCTGggaattttatacagttacgactctgtaaaaatatgaatgacGTACATCTTTAACTTTCTCGATACTCGCTGCAAAATCCATACTAGTATCTTCGGTGGGTTCATCATCAAGTTTCGGTACGGGCACCGGCATCTGTGGTACGGAAGTCGGACTCTCGCAGGGTTTTGACACCATGGTTGTCAGTGCATCCTCTGCCTGTTCTACGCTACCCACGTGACCGTTGCTTTTTGGTAATGGCGGCAGAGCTCGCTTAAAAAAGGGTAGCTTCTGTGCCGAAGAGTCTACCTCCGAGGTagtgttattgttattagcgTGTTGGTCTGAGTCAACGCCTTCCTCCTCTTCCACAATTTCACCCTGTACAATGCTGTTCCGCTTCTCTACAAAGTGGTCCGGTGAACCTAATCGCCTGAATCTGAAGATATTGCACAGTGTTTGCTTCAGGTTCAATGAGAAGTTTCGCTGGCTCTTCTTGATCTTCTCCCGTTCGGAGTCGACCTTCTCCTTGTGAGACTCCTCTTTTACCTTTTTATGTTTAATACTAACGAACGTGTTCTTTTTATGCTTCTTAAcgttaccattattattattattgttattattattattattattgttattgtgaATCAGTCCATTGCTATTTTTGTTTGAGATTGGAATATCCGTCGACGAGTCTGTATGCGGGTTGCTATatctattgttattatttacactAATACCTTTTGGCATTGCAAGGTGTATAGGCGTGTGACTGATCGGTGCTTTGTTATCGCGTTTCAGTTTATTTTCACTAGAATCACTAGAGCTCGAGTACAGTGTCTGCAAGTACTGGCGCACTTCGTGTAGAGTCATGTGAATTGGCTCGCCGATGTTATGCATATGGCCGTTAGACGTTCGGGTGCCATGCCGGCCGGACGTCCCAGGGACACTGTGGCGTTTCCCGTTCCCACTCTCGTTGCAACAAACATCGGACAACAGTCTCTGGGACTTGATAACGTGGGTGATAGCGCGGGGTTTGCCGCAGTAATGCCGCGCCTGCTGTATGTGAGCTTCCAATTCGCTCTGAGAACTAGCGGACACGTTCCTTCTCCTTTTGCGATGGTGCCTATGCCGCTTGGGCCTCTGCGGGGTCCTAAGATCATGCAGAGGCCTGACCACATCTATGGGAACAGTGTAAATGTCCGAGTCGAAGGGCACGTTGTACATGTCACTGATCTCACTGGTCGTTAAGACGTCATGCGACATGGCGGATGTTATGAAGCTGCTGTCGTCTGCCTTGTGGCTCAATCCTGAggtatttatagaattatgaGA is a window encoding:
- the LOC144472565 gene encoding uncharacterized protein LOC144472565; the protein is MDSPPSCSLSATGPLSDLGSSGIGGSISSDSVRAHLAIEMQESDIESKSLSQDSFDYSDGMCGENFNTLKKGPGWPDTDGKLEVEVVDVAIKPPPEFQDSPSPPNSESSSAPILSYARLMRQKVPQLIDDYADSLVQSVIEEALIISCRISWPEGRIAPATTRIPVVTRNVHNPKRFWATDLLTPSSCQGATTLITPYNTLNRPNSRCSLASSRLSSSHNSINTSGLSHKADDSSFITSAMSHDVLTTSEISDMYNVPFDSDIYTVPIDVVRPLHDLRTPQRPKRHRHHRKRRRNVSASSQSELEAHIQQARHYCGKPRAITHVIKSQRLLSDVCCNESGNGKRHSVPGTSGRHGTRTSNGHMHNIGEPIHMTLHEVRQYLQTLYSSSSDSSENKLKRDNKAPISHTPIHLAMPKGISVNNNNRYSNPHTDSSTDIPISNKNSNGLIHNNNNNNNNNNNNNNGNVKKHKKNTFVSIKHKKVKEESHKEKVDSEREKIKKSQRNFSLNLKQTLCNIFRFRRLGSPDHFVEKRNSIVQGEIVEEEEGVDSDQHANNNNTTSEVDSSAQKLPFFKRALPPLPKSNGHVGSVEQAEDALTTMVSKPCESPTSVPQMPVPVPKLDDEPTEDTSMDFAASIEKVKDYGWYWGPISGEAAEKILSNEPDGSFIVRDSSDDHYIFSLSFRLNSCVRHVRIEHDQGNFSFGSCTKFKSHTIVDFIENAVEHSRSGRYLFFLHRRPVLGPMRVQLLHPVSRFKQVQSLQHTCRFVILKMVRRDLIPTLPLPRRLIDYLSTPHYYSEQLAEQDDRAESPVSSSTGELEKICFTPQGLS